From one Leifsonia soli genomic stretch:
- a CDS encoding ABC transporter permease: MPIVHELAPTLLGVAVLALVAVGVLAAYGVPHRWAPALAILRGAAQLAVISVVLAGVITDPLWVALALLVMFSVAAATATRRIGWSAEHAVMMATAMAVGVVVSFSVVFLTGAIEFSARYALAIGGIVIGNSMSIATLAGRRFTEAVGDHWDEVEGWLALGATPRQSTLELARNAVYSALIPSVDQTKTTGLVTLPGAFVGAIFGGVSPLEAGRFQVVVLAAIMAAGALTAVIVSAWLAPVRVRPAALR; encoded by the coding sequence GTGCCCATCGTCCACGAGCTGGCGCCCACTCTGCTGGGCGTCGCCGTGCTCGCGCTCGTCGCCGTGGGGGTGCTCGCCGCCTACGGCGTCCCGCACCGCTGGGCGCCGGCCCTCGCCATCCTCCGCGGCGCCGCGCAGCTCGCGGTCATCAGCGTGGTCCTCGCCGGGGTCATCACCGATCCGCTCTGGGTGGCGCTCGCCCTCCTCGTGATGTTCTCGGTCGCGGCGGCGACGGCCACGCGCCGCATCGGGTGGTCGGCGGAGCACGCCGTCATGATGGCGACGGCCATGGCGGTCGGCGTCGTCGTCTCGTTCTCGGTGGTCTTCCTCACCGGCGCCATCGAGTTCAGCGCGCGCTACGCGCTCGCCATCGGTGGCATCGTCATCGGCAACTCGATGAGCATCGCCACCCTGGCCGGCCGCCGCTTCACCGAGGCGGTCGGCGACCATTGGGACGAGGTGGAGGGGTGGCTCGCGCTGGGTGCGACGCCCCGGCAGTCGACGTTGGAGCTGGCGCGGAACGCGGTCTACTCGGCGCTCATCCCGTCCGTCGACCAGACCAAGACGACCGGCCTCGTGACCCTGCCCGGCGCCTTCGTCGGCGCGATCTTCGGCGGGGTGTCGCCCCTCGAGGCCGGCCGGTTCCAGGTGGTCGTCCTGGCCGCGATCATGGCGGCGGGAGCCCTCACCGCCGTGATCGTCTCGGCCTGGCTCGCGCCCGTGCGCGTCCGCCCCGCCGCTCTGCGCTGA
- the fliN gene encoding flagellar motor switch protein FliN — translation MSMTSTAHAAGLSLGQAQAAAEALARVLPTGAPLTPLLAQGSDVQDAAHAVVATFVGAVSADLAVVLLEAPQLVDDGADGAPVVALQDVLQPALEAASDTLGAGVLDDARPDDAAELFADPATSVFALSGPSGVAGWFAVRGRASVAERAGTGALGGKLARISNVEMALTVEIGRTRMAVRDVLAMEPGAVIELDRSAGSPADVLLNGRLIAHGEIVVVDQDYAVRITKILDTAEDLD, via the coding sequence ATGAGCATGACCAGCACCGCACACGCCGCAGGACTCTCCCTCGGGCAGGCGCAGGCCGCCGCAGAGGCGCTCGCCCGCGTGCTCCCGACGGGCGCACCGCTGACGCCGCTGCTCGCGCAGGGGTCCGACGTTCAGGACGCCGCGCACGCCGTGGTCGCCACATTCGTCGGCGCCGTCTCCGCCGACCTCGCGGTCGTGCTGCTCGAGGCGCCGCAGCTGGTCGACGACGGCGCGGACGGCGCTCCCGTGGTGGCGCTCCAGGATGTGCTGCAGCCGGCCCTCGAGGCCGCCAGCGACACGCTCGGCGCCGGTGTCCTGGACGACGCCCGCCCGGATGACGCCGCTGAGCTGTTCGCCGACCCGGCCACGTCGGTCTTCGCCCTCTCCGGGCCGTCCGGTGTCGCCGGCTGGTTCGCGGTCCGCGGCCGCGCCTCGGTCGCCGAGCGCGCGGGCACCGGTGCGCTGGGTGGCAAGCTGGCCCGCATCAGCAACGTGGAGATGGCGCTGACCGTCGAGATCGGCCGAACCCGGATGGCGGTGCGCGATGTGCTCGCGATGGAGCCGGGCGCGGTCATCGAGCTGGACCGCTCCGCCGGGTCGCCCGCCGATGTGCTGCTCAACGGCCGCCTGATCGCGCACGGCGAGATCGTGGTCGTCGACCAGGACTACGCCGTCCGCATCACCAAGATCCTGGACACGGCGGAAGACCTGGACTGA
- the fliO gene encoding flagellar biosynthetic protein FliO codes for METLFVALRVAVVLGVIVALLWFVQRRVTKGRSSARGRRGNAVTVVGRQGIGQKASVVVVDVDGSRFVLGVTERQVSVLHSGDRPQDADVTPIKPVREVEARTGTTDAPASTRSTSTTTTTRQDADFLTAHGRASLFDEALKGSILSPATWRQASSAVRPKK; via the coding sequence GTGGAGACCCTGTTCGTTGCGCTGCGCGTCGCTGTGGTGCTCGGCGTCATCGTCGCGCTGCTGTGGTTCGTGCAGCGACGGGTGACGAAGGGGCGCAGCTCGGCGCGGGGCCGTCGCGGCAACGCAGTGACCGTCGTCGGCCGTCAGGGCATCGGCCAGAAGGCCTCGGTCGTCGTCGTGGATGTGGACGGCAGCCGGTTCGTGCTCGGCGTCACCGAGCGCCAGGTCAGCGTCCTCCACTCCGGTGACCGCCCGCAGGACGCGGACGTCACCCCGATCAAGCCCGTGCGCGAGGTGGAGGCCAGGACCGGCACCACCGACGCGCCCGCGAGCACACGCAGCACCAGCACCACCACGACCACCAGGCAGGATGCCGACTTCCTCACGGCGCACGGACGCGCCTCGCTCTTCGACGAGGCACTCAAAGGCTCGATCCTGTCCCCGGCAACGTGGCGTCAGGCGAGTTCGGCGGTGCGCCCCAAGAAGTGA
- a CDS encoding SDR family NAD(P)-dependent oxidoreductase, whose amino-acid sequence MDLQLANRVVLVVGGTGFIGSAVADRLRTEGATVVVASRSASEGVTLDASDDESVRRAVDTVLERHGRIDGLVVTAAPPAQTLDPARSSDPDQILSAIDGKALAFLRVARAVIPAMREAGFGRIVVISGQNAYITGNITAVVRNASTNLIAKNLADELAGTGVAVNVVNPGLVTENPNPAVAPGRGGESSPDQIADLVAFLTSPLSAVDGESIAIGHRMLGTTLL is encoded by the coding sequence ATGGATCTTCAGCTCGCGAATCGTGTCGTCCTCGTCGTCGGCGGCACCGGCTTCATCGGCTCCGCGGTCGCCGACCGCCTCCGGACCGAGGGCGCGACCGTGGTCGTCGCCTCCCGCAGCGCGTCGGAGGGGGTGACGCTGGACGCGTCGGACGACGAGTCCGTCCGCCGCGCCGTCGACACGGTGCTGGAGCGTCACGGACGCATCGACGGCCTGGTCGTGACGGCCGCGCCGCCGGCGCAGACCCTCGACCCCGCCCGCAGCTCCGACCCCGACCAGATCCTGAGTGCGATCGACGGCAAAGCGCTGGCCTTCCTCCGCGTCGCGCGCGCCGTGATCCCCGCCATGCGGGAGGCCGGCTTCGGACGGATCGTGGTGATCAGCGGCCAGAACGCCTACATCACCGGCAACATCACCGCGGTGGTGCGCAACGCGTCCACCAACCTGATCGCGAAGAACCTCGCGGACGAGCTGGCCGGAACGGGCGTCGCCGTCAACGTCGTCAACCCGGGCCTCGTCACCGAGAACCCGAACCCTGCGGTCGCGCCGGGCCGCGGCGGCGAGTCGTCTCCCGACCAGATCGCCGACCTGGTCGCCTTCCTCACCTCGCCCCTGTCGGCGGTCGACGGCGAGTCCATCGCCATCGGCCACCGGATGCTGGGGACGACCCTGCTCTAG
- a CDS encoding flagellar hook protein FlgE produces the protein MLRSLYSGISGLRSHQTMLDVTGNNIANVNTTAFKSSAVQFQDTLSQLVQGAGAPQGQTGGTNPAQIGLGVLVAGISTNFTQGAAQATGRSTDIMINGDGFFVMKVGGETVYTRAGSLDPDALGRLVGPGGAILQGWNAVNGVIQQGGALSDITIPLKAVTPAAATTTSAVTGNLPSDAAVGDQLVRDISVYDANGTARKLTLTFTKTGTGWDVAGSDPTGATGTSALTFTNGVLTGGGALTVGGVAVNLGAVTGYSGITTVAFTDQNGRAAGTLESFTLDKDGTITGLFSNGDKQAVGRIALATFVNPGGLEKGGGSTYRATVNSGAAQLGGPGEDGLGQLQGGSLEMSNVDLSQEFTNLIVAQRGFQANARIITTSDEVLQELTNLKR, from the coding sequence ATGCTCCGCTCGCTCTACTCCGGGATCTCCGGCCTCCGCTCGCACCAGACCATGCTGGATGTGACGGGCAACAACATCGCCAACGTCAACACCACCGCGTTCAAGTCGTCCGCCGTGCAGTTCCAGGACACGCTGTCGCAGCTGGTGCAGGGCGCGGGCGCCCCGCAGGGCCAGACCGGCGGCACGAATCCCGCCCAGATCGGCCTCGGCGTGCTCGTCGCGGGAATCTCGACCAACTTCACGCAGGGCGCAGCCCAGGCGACGGGACGCTCCACCGACATCATGATCAACGGCGACGGCTTCTTCGTCATGAAGGTGGGCGGCGAGACCGTCTACACGCGCGCCGGCTCGCTCGACCCCGACGCGCTCGGCCGCCTGGTCGGCCCGGGCGGCGCCATCCTGCAGGGCTGGAACGCGGTCAACGGCGTCATCCAGCAGGGCGGCGCCCTCAGCGACATCACCATCCCGCTGAAGGCGGTCACGCCGGCCGCGGCGACCACGACCTCGGCCGTGACCGGCAACCTCCCCTCGGACGCGGCCGTCGGCGACCAGCTGGTGCGCGACATCTCCGTCTACGACGCCAACGGCACCGCCCGGAAGCTCACCCTGACCTTCACCAAGACGGGCACCGGGTGGGATGTTGCGGGCTCCGACCCGACGGGCGCGACCGGAACGAGCGCGCTCACCTTCACCAACGGCGTCCTCACCGGCGGTGGCGCGCTCACGGTCGGCGGCGTCGCGGTGAATCTCGGCGCGGTCACCGGCTACTCGGGCATCACGACGGTCGCCTTCACGGACCAGAACGGCCGGGCGGCCGGGACGCTCGAGTCGTTCACCCTCGACAAGGACGGGACGATCACCGGCCTGTTCTCGAACGGCGACAAGCAGGCCGTCGGCCGCATCGCGCTCGCCACGTTCGTGAACCCGGGCGGCCTGGAGAAGGGCGGAGGGTCGACCTACCGCGCGACGGTCAACTCGGGCGCGGCCCAGCTCGGCGGCCCCGGCGAGGACGGCCTCGGTCAGCTCCAGGGCGGCTCCCTCGAGATGTCGAACGTCGACCTCTCGCAGGAGTTCACCAACCTGATCGTCGCGCAGCGCGGCTTCCAGGCGAACGCCCGCATCATCACCACGTCCGACGAGGTGCTGCAGGAGCTCACCAACCTGAAGCGCTGA
- a CDS encoding LacI family DNA-binding transcriptional regulator, with protein sequence MAATMQDVSVLAGVSVKTVSNVINDHPHVREQTRRKVLDAIDVLGYRPNFLARGLRSGRTNVISLMIPNLRNAYFAELADAVMMAATERGLAVLIEQYGLDRRQEIGALRHPRAQTVDGVLHSVLALDQSDVELLAELTTPVVLLGDRNVDVPRDHVIIANTAGVRAATEHLLHAGRRRIVAFGAHPADVVGSAALRLDGYRQALEAEGLPFDPSLVVPVDPWHRRNGADAMRELLAQGTPFDGVVAFNDAIALGALRALQEVGRRVPEDVAVIGFDDIEETEYSIPSLSTIDPGREQIARTAVDLLVRRIEHPDEAFVPERLPMPFRLVERESTRA encoded by the coding sequence ATGGCCGCGACGATGCAGGACGTGAGCGTGCTCGCCGGGGTGTCGGTGAAGACGGTGTCGAACGTCATCAACGACCACCCGCACGTGCGCGAGCAGACGCGGCGCAAGGTGCTGGATGCGATCGACGTGCTCGGCTACCGGCCCAACTTCCTGGCGCGCGGGCTGCGGTCCGGGCGGACCAACGTGATCTCGCTGATGATCCCGAACCTGCGCAACGCCTACTTCGCCGAGCTGGCGGATGCGGTGATGATGGCGGCCACCGAACGCGGTCTGGCCGTGCTGATCGAGCAGTACGGGCTCGACCGCCGGCAGGAGATCGGCGCCCTGCGGCATCCCCGCGCCCAGACGGTCGACGGGGTGCTGCACAGCGTGCTGGCACTGGACCAGAGCGACGTCGAGCTGCTCGCCGAGCTGACCACGCCGGTGGTGCTGCTCGGCGACCGCAACGTCGACGTGCCGCGCGATCACGTCATCATCGCGAACACCGCGGGGGTCCGGGCGGCGACCGAGCACCTGCTGCACGCCGGCCGCCGGCGGATCGTGGCCTTCGGCGCCCATCCCGCCGATGTCGTCGGCTCGGCCGCCCTCCGTCTCGACGGCTACCGTCAGGCGCTGGAGGCGGAAGGGCTGCCGTTCGACCCTTCGCTCGTCGTGCCGGTCGACCCCTGGCACCGGCGCAACGGGGCCGACGCGATGCGCGAACTGCTGGCGCAGGGGACGCCCTTCGACGGTGTGGTCGCCTTCAACGACGCCATCGCGCTCGGAGCGCTCCGTGCGCTGCAGGAGGTCGGACGCCGGGTGCCGGAGGACGTGGCCGTGATCGGCTTCGACGATATTGAGGAGACGGAGTACTCCATCCCGAGCCTGTCGACGATCGACCCGGGCCGCGAGCAGATCGCGCGCACGGCCGTCGACCTGCTGGTGCGGAGGATCGAGCACCCGGACGAGGCGTTCGTCCCCGAGCGGCTCCCGATGCCGTTCCGTCTGGTGGAACGCGAGTCGACGCGGGCCTGA
- a CDS encoding OmpA/MotB family protein, translating to MSARRRKKHEEPEEHENEERWMASYMDMVTVLMCMFIVLFAMSTVDAKKFEQLKDSLATGFGQVKTQKIDTASGVVVPPKHVDESGKSTDFALAQQEAQNLQHLKDLIQAALTRDGLQDAVELKIDERGLTIGLVGNSTFFDSNRAELSPRAVAVLNDIGPVLAPEAYDVSVEGHADLRQPGAPYPTNWELSAGRATSVLRHLVEVNGFPQGRIAAVSFGSARPVAGYTGTTDSDLAQNRRVDVVVLSAQPDVIRKLIPQALQSPAPTPTTAPAASR from the coding sequence ATGTCTGCCCGCCGTCGCAAGAAGCACGAGGAGCCGGAGGAGCACGAGAACGAGGAGCGCTGGATGGCCTCCTACATGGACATGGTCACCGTGCTCATGTGCATGTTCATCGTGCTCTTCGCCATGTCGACGGTGGATGCGAAGAAGTTCGAGCAGCTGAAGGACTCGCTGGCGACCGGCTTCGGGCAGGTGAAGACGCAGAAGATCGACACCGCATCCGGTGTCGTCGTGCCGCCGAAGCACGTCGACGAGTCGGGGAAGTCGACCGATTTCGCCCTCGCCCAGCAGGAGGCGCAGAACCTGCAGCACCTGAAGGACCTCATCCAGGCCGCTCTCACCCGCGACGGCCTGCAGGATGCGGTGGAGCTGAAGATCGACGAGCGCGGCCTCACGATCGGGCTGGTCGGCAACTCGACCTTCTTCGACTCCAACCGCGCGGAGCTCAGCCCGCGCGCGGTCGCCGTGCTGAACGACATCGGCCCGGTGCTCGCCCCGGAGGCGTACGACGTCTCGGTGGAGGGGCACGCCGACCTCCGGCAGCCGGGCGCGCCCTATCCGACCAACTGGGAGCTCTCCGCCGGGCGCGCGACCAGCGTGCTGCGGCACCTGGTCGAGGTGAACGGCTTCCCGCAGGGCCGCATCGCGGCGGTCAGCTTCGGCTCGGCGCGTCCGGTCGCGGGCTACACCGGCACGACGGACTCCGACCTGGCGCAGAACCGGCGGGTGGATGTGGTGGTGCTGTCGGCCCAGCCCGACGTCATCCGCAAGCTCATCCCGCAGGCGCTGCAGTCGCCCGCGCCCACCCCGACCACGGCCCCCGCCGCCTCCCGCTGA
- a CDS encoding flagellar FlbD family protein, whose product MIVVTRLNDSQFAVNPDLIERIHASPDTTLVMVDGAKFIVTESMPEVIEKIAAYRARVIALAHDLPAAGPRPVPAPPLGLVTLTGLEDDETTRAHPEARAVPLRARKK is encoded by the coding sequence ATGATCGTCGTCACCCGATTGAACGACAGCCAGTTTGCGGTCAACCCCGACCTCATCGAGCGCATCCACGCCAGTCCGGACACCACTCTCGTCATGGTCGACGGTGCGAAGTTCATCGTCACCGAGTCCATGCCGGAAGTGATCGAGAAGATCGCCGCGTACCGGGCGCGTGTGATCGCGCTCGCCCACGATCTGCCCGCCGCCGGCCCGCGACCCGTTCCGGCACCGCCGCTCGGGCTCGTGACGCTGACCGGGCTGGAAGACGACGAGACGACCAGGGCTCACCCCGAGGCCCGCGCCGTCCCCCTGCGAGCAAGGAAGAAGTAA
- a CDS encoding alpha-N-arabinofuranosidase: MSETRIALDRTARVAPVNRRIFGSFVEHLGRCVYDGIYEPGHPTANEDGFRLDVVELVRELGSTTIRYPGGNFVSGFRWEDSVGPRDQRPVRRDLAWHSLESNQVGLDEFARWLALTDSELMLAVNLGTRGIQAALDLLEYANHPSGTALSDWRIANGTPEPHDIRMWCLGNEMDGPWQTGYMTADDYGKLAARTAAAMKMADKDLELVVCGSSGSGMPTFGEWERVVLEHSYEHVDYVSAHAYYQERGGDLGSFLASSVDMQYFIDTVVSTADHVGNRLKSKKKIQISFDEWNIWYLDEHKASEEINDEWRYAPRQLEDVYSAADAVVLGNLMITLLKNHDRVTSASLAQLVNVIAPIMTEPGGAAWRQTTFFPFSVTSRLARGEVLRPRIETGSYETAVYGEADLVDAVATFDEADGSAALFLVNRSLTETQTVRVDVRDLGVSSVREAVSLWDDDVYAKNTMHDQNRVGLRPTPTASLDDGVLTLELPPVSWTGVSLG; encoded by the coding sequence TTGTCTGAGACCCGCATCGCCCTCGACCGCACCGCACGCGTCGCCCCCGTCAACCGCCGCATCTTCGGCTCGTTCGTCGAGCACCTCGGGCGCTGCGTGTACGACGGCATCTACGAGCCGGGGCACCCGACCGCGAACGAGGACGGCTTCCGCCTCGATGTCGTCGAGCTCGTCCGCGAGCTCGGCTCGACGACGATCCGCTACCCGGGAGGCAACTTCGTCTCCGGGTTCCGCTGGGAGGACTCGGTCGGCCCCCGCGACCAGCGCCCGGTGAGGCGCGACCTGGCCTGGCACTCGCTGGAATCCAACCAGGTCGGCCTCGACGAGTTCGCGCGCTGGCTGGCGCTGACGGACTCCGAGCTGATGCTCGCCGTGAACCTCGGCACCCGCGGCATCCAGGCCGCCCTCGACCTGCTCGAGTACGCGAACCACCCCTCGGGCACCGCCCTGAGCGACTGGCGCATCGCCAACGGGACGCCGGAACCGCACGACATCCGGATGTGGTGCCTGGGCAACGAGATGGACGGCCCGTGGCAGACCGGCTACATGACCGCCGACGACTACGGCAAGCTCGCGGCCCGCACGGCCGCCGCGATGAAGATGGCCGACAAGGACCTCGAGCTCGTGGTGTGCGGCTCGTCCGGCTCCGGGATGCCGACCTTCGGCGAGTGGGAGCGCGTCGTGCTCGAGCACTCCTACGAGCACGTCGACTACGTGTCGGCGCATGCCTACTACCAGGAGCGCGGCGGCGACCTCGGCTCGTTCCTCGCGTCCTCCGTGGACATGCAGTACTTCATCGACACGGTCGTCTCGACCGCCGATCACGTCGGCAACCGGCTGAAGAGCAAGAAGAAGATCCAGATCTCGTTCGACGAGTGGAACATCTGGTACCTCGACGAGCACAAGGCGTCGGAGGAGATCAACGACGAGTGGCGCTACGCCCCGCGTCAGCTGGAGGACGTCTACTCGGCGGCCGACGCCGTCGTGCTCGGCAACCTGATGATCACGCTGCTGAAGAACCACGACCGGGTGACCAGCGCGTCCCTCGCCCAGCTGGTCAACGTGATCGCGCCGATCATGACGGAGCCGGGCGGCGCGGCCTGGCGCCAGACCACGTTCTTCCCGTTCTCGGTGACGAGCCGTCTGGCCCGCGGCGAGGTGCTGCGCCCGCGCATCGAGACCGGCTCGTACGAGACGGCCGTCTACGGCGAGGCGGACCTGGTGGATGCGGTGGCCACGTTCGACGAGGCCGACGGGTCGGCCGCGCTGTTCCTCGTCAACCGCAGTCTCACCGAGACGCAGACGGTCCGCGTGGATGTCCGCGACCTCGGCGTCTCGTCGGTGCGCGAGGCCGTGTCCCTGTGGGACGACGACGTCTACGCGAAGAACACGATGCACGACCAGAACCGCGTGGGCCTGCGTCCGACGCCCACGGCATCCCTCGACGACGGCGTGCTCACGCTCGAGCTTCCGCCTGTCTCGTGGACGGGTGTCTCGCTCGGCTAG
- a CDS encoding flagellar hook capping FlgD N-terminal domain-containing protein, whose protein sequence is MAVDPITGADSASTGGIYSTPPTRTPKQSLDSEAFMQLLVTQLRNQDPSSPMDTNQMISQTTQLAMMEKLTNMDTTAQEGFALQMRQAAAALIGHTVSYLDKNGDTQTGLASSVSYAGAVPIVTVGDQKLALDAILGVVTPAAAGAGSTTPTA, encoded by the coding sequence GTGGCCGTCGACCCCATCACCGGAGCCGATTCCGCCTCCACGGGCGGCATCTACTCCACCCCGCCCACGCGGACGCCCAAGCAGTCGCTCGACAGCGAGGCCTTCATGCAGCTGCTGGTCACCCAGCTCCGCAACCAGGACCCCAGCTCGCCGATGGACACCAACCAGATGATCTCGCAGACGACGCAACTGGCCATGATGGAGAAGCTCACCAACATGGACACCACGGCGCAGGAGGGCTTCGCGCTCCAGATGCGCCAAGCCGCCGCCGCGCTCATCGGTCACACCGTCAGCTACCTCGACAAGAACGGCGACACCCAGACCGGGCTCGCCTCGTCCGTCTCCTACGCGGGCGCCGTCCCGATCGTCACCGTCGGCGATCAGAAACTCGCCCTCGACGCTATCCTCGGCGTGGTCACCCCGGCTGCCGCAGGCGCGGGCTCCACCACGCCCACCGCCTGA
- a CDS encoding motility protein A has translation MDPATIIGIVLAFGAVVAMVTMEGAHLSALLLPAPMVLVFGATIAVGIASGTIKDFLTAVKALPRALRGKVEPPQQVIDQVVGLAEKARANGLLAMEQEADSVDDPFLKRALQNIADGTDGDELRVLLEDEIATRSKKDRVAAKFFSAMGGYAPTIGIIGTVVSLTHVLENLAEPGELGPMIASAFVATLWGLLSANFLWLPLGARLRRLSELDVERMTLLMEGVLAVQSGSQPRLLGERLRAMVPDGDADKSAAKSAKPARGAKDPVEEAA, from the coding sequence ATGGACCCGGCAACGATCATCGGCATCGTCCTCGCGTTCGGCGCCGTCGTCGCGATGGTGACGATGGAGGGCGCGCACCTCAGCGCGCTCCTGCTGCCCGCCCCCATGGTGCTGGTCTTCGGGGCCACCATCGCGGTCGGCATCGCCAGCGGCACGATCAAGGACTTCCTCACCGCGGTGAAGGCGCTCCCCCGCGCCCTCCGCGGCAAGGTCGAGCCGCCGCAGCAGGTCATCGACCAGGTCGTCGGGCTGGCGGAGAAGGCCCGCGCCAACGGCCTGCTCGCCATGGAGCAGGAGGCCGACAGCGTCGACGACCCGTTCCTCAAGCGCGCGCTGCAGAACATCGCGGACGGCACGGACGGCGACGAGCTGCGCGTGCTGCTGGAGGACGAGATCGCGACGCGCTCCAAGAAGGACAGGGTCGCGGCCAAGTTCTTCAGCGCGATGGGCGGATACGCACCGACGATCGGCATCATCGGAACCGTCGTCTCGCTCACGCACGTGCTCGAGAACCTGGCAGAGCCGGGCGAGCTCGGCCCGATGATCGCGAGCGCGTTCGTCGCGACCCTCTGGGGTCTGCTCTCGGCCAACTTCCTGTGGCTGCCGCTCGGCGCCCGCCTGCGCCGCCTGTCCGAGCTGGATGTGGAGCGCATGACCCTGCTCATGGAGGGCGTGCTCGCCGTGCAGTCCGGCTCGCAGCCGCGCCTCCTCGGCGAGCGCCTGCGTGCGATGGTCCCCGACGGCGACGCCGACAAGAGCGCGGCGAAGAGCGCCAAGCCGGCGCGCGGGGCGAAGGATCCCGTCGAGGAAGCGGCCTGA
- a CDS encoding flagellar motor switch protein FliM, translating to MTTLQAPSPDAPEAPVYDFRRPTTLAREHSRVLELAFETFARQWGTQLTAKVRVLSQVECDFVQLQTYDEYAASLPATTAMVLCELEHTAPKAVIQFPTIAALSWVNAMLGGQGTPVDHERTFTQIEHALVRRLMDDALEDLRYSLGSILLAPITVDAIQYNSQFAQAAATSELMIVAGFELRVGENVARATVALPAVALLPQLGETNPTHSTENARELVDAQLARVPVDVALRLAPAAVRPSVVLGLAVGDLLPLPHPQHRPFDLTVGGQTVASAALGSSGSRLACVIVNTED from the coding sequence GTGACGACTCTGCAGGCCCCGTCGCCGGACGCCCCCGAGGCGCCGGTCTACGACTTCCGCCGGCCGACGACGCTCGCGCGCGAGCATTCCCGCGTGCTGGAGCTGGCCTTCGAGACGTTCGCCCGGCAGTGGGGCACCCAGCTGACCGCGAAGGTGCGCGTGCTCAGCCAGGTCGAGTGCGACTTCGTGCAGTTGCAGACCTACGACGAGTACGCGGCGTCGCTTCCCGCGACAACGGCCATGGTGCTGTGCGAGCTGGAACACACCGCCCCGAAGGCGGTCATCCAGTTCCCGACCATCGCCGCGCTGTCGTGGGTGAATGCGATGCTCGGCGGCCAAGGCACCCCCGTCGACCACGAGCGGACCTTCACGCAGATCGAGCACGCGCTGGTCCGGCGGCTGATGGACGACGCGCTGGAGGACCTGCGCTACTCGCTCGGCTCCATCCTGCTCGCGCCGATCACCGTGGACGCCATCCAGTACAACTCCCAGTTCGCGCAGGCCGCCGCGACCTCCGAGCTGATGATCGTGGCGGGCTTCGAGCTGCGCGTCGGCGAGAACGTCGCGCGGGCGACCGTCGCGCTGCCCGCCGTCGCCCTGCTCCCGCAGCTGGGCGAGACGAATCCCACCCACAGCACCGAGAACGCGCGCGAGCTGGTCGACGCCCAGCTCGCGCGCGTCCCCGTGGATGTGGCCCTGCGGCTGGCCCCGGCGGCCGTCCGTCCCAGCGTGGTGCTGGGGCTCGCGGTCGGCGACCTGCTGCCCCTCCCGCATCCGCAGCACCGACCCTTCGATCTCACGGTCGGCGGGCAGACCGTCGCTTCGGCCGCTCTCGGCTCGAGCGGCTCGCGTCTCGCCTGCGTGATCGTCAACACAGAGGACTGA